A genomic window from Ascaphus truei isolate aAscTru1 chromosome 1, aAscTru1.hap1, whole genome shotgun sequence includes:
- the LOC142470392 gene encoding uncharacterized protein LOC142470392 isoform X2 — protein MDRGALSNTSMDRGALPTTSMDRGALPTTSMDRGALPTTSMDRGALPTTSMDRGALPTTSMDRGALPTTSMDRGALPTTSMDRGSLPATSMNRGTLPPTSMDRGALPATSMDRGALPTTSMDRGAFPPTSMDRGALPTTSMDRGALPTTSMDRGALPTTSMDRGSLPTPSMDPRLLSFPVIVQERLEIKSEEEDPNTEEHLTPIKREVDTFPICGFPVIVLESLEIKSEEEEPNTEEHLTPIMRDIDVFPVGENFVNDEQNWSSDLSSWFIHRSPEVPKTNDSCHMLDTCKKRVPYDEFPGLVQHTKKK, from the exons atggacagaggtgCACTGTCCaataccagcatggacagaggggcactgcccactaccagcatggacagaggcgcactgcccactaccagcatggacaggggggcactgcccactaccagcatggacagaggcgcactgcccaccaccagcatggacagaggggcactgcccaccaccagcatggacagaggcgcactgcccactaccagcatggacagaggcgcactgcccactaccagcatggacagaggctcACTGCCCGCCACCAGCATGAACAGAGGCACACTGCCccctaccagcatggacagaggcgcactgcccgccaccagcatggacagaggcgcactgcccactaccagcatggacagaggagcattTCCccctaccagcatggacagaggcgcactgcccactaccagcatggacagaggcgcactgcccactaccagcatggacagaggcgcactgcccactaccagcatggacagaggctcACTGCCCACTCCCAGCATGGATCCACGCCTGTTAA GTTTTCCAGTGATTGTacaggagaggttagagattaagtcagaggaAGAAGATCCGAACACTGAGGAACATCTCACCCCAATAAAGCGAGAAGTAGATACATTTCCTATATGTG GTTTTCCAGTGATTGTACtggagagtttagagattaagtcagaggaAGAAGAGCCGAACACTGAGGAACATCTCACCCCAATAATGAGAGACATAGATGTATTTCCTGTTGGTG AGAACTTCGTGAATGATGAGCAGAACTGGAGCTCTGATTTATCAAGCTGGTTTATTCATCGCAGCCCTGAAGTTCCAAAAACGAATGATTCCTGCCACATGTTGGACACATGCAAGAAACGAGTGCCATATGATGAATTCCCAGGTCTTGTACAGCACACAAagaagaagtga
- the LOC142470392 gene encoding uncharacterized protein LOC142470392 isoform X1 produces the protein MDRGALSNTSMDRGALPTTSMDRGALPTTSMDRGALPTTSMDRGALPTTSMDRGALPTTSMDRGALPTTSMDRGALPTTSMDRGSLPATSMNRGTLPPTSMDRGALPATSMDRGALPTTSMDRGAFPPTSMDRGALPTTSMDRGALPTTSMDRGALPTTSMDRGSLPTPSMDPRLLSFPVIVQERLEIKSEEEDPNTEEHLTPIKREVDTFPICDSPYTPGITPAESDTRLGFPVIVLESLEIKSEEEEPNTEEHLTPIMRDIDVFPVGENFVNDEQNWSSDLSSWFIHRSPEVPKTNDSCHMLDTCKKRVPYDEFPGLVQHTKKK, from the exons atggacagaggtgCACTGTCCaataccagcatggacagaggggcactgcccactaccagcatggacagaggcgcactgcccactaccagcatggacaggggggcactgcccactaccagcatggacagaggcgcactgcccaccaccagcatggacagaggggcactgcccaccaccagcatggacagaggcgcactgcccactaccagcatggacagaggcgcactgcccactaccagcatggacagaggctcACTGCCCGCCACCAGCATGAACAGAGGCACACTGCCccctaccagcatggacagaggcgcactgcccgccaccagcatggacagaggcgcactgcccactaccagcatggacagaggagcattTCCccctaccagcatggacagaggcgcactgcccactaccagcatggacagaggcgcactgcccactaccagcatggacagaggcgcactgcccactaccagcatggacagaggctcACTGCCCACTCCCAGCATGGATCCACGCCTGTTAA GTTTTCCAGTGATTGTacaggagaggttagagattaagtcagaggaAGAAGATCCGAACACTGAGGAACATCTCACCCCAATAAAGCGAGAAGTAGATACATTTCCTATATGTG ACTCCCCCTACACACCTGGGATCACCCCTGCGGAGTCAGACACCCGCCTTG GTTTTCCAGTGATTGTACtggagagtttagagattaagtcagaggaAGAAGAGCCGAACACTGAGGAACATCTCACCCCAATAATGAGAGACATAGATGTATTTCCTGTTGGTG AGAACTTCGTGAATGATGAGCAGAACTGGAGCTCTGATTTATCAAGCTGGTTTATTCATCGCAGCCCTGAAGTTCCAAAAACGAATGATTCCTGCCACATGTTGGACACATGCAAGAAACGAGTGCCATATGATGAATTCCCAGGTCTTGTACAGCACACAAagaagaagtga